TCTGGCCGGTTTCCCCGTTCTGGATGTTGAAGTGACGCTAGTTGATGGTGGCTTCCACGCAGTTGACTCATCAGCTATCGCGTTTGAGATTGCTGCCAAAGGCGCTTTCCGTCAGTCTATGCCTAAAGCCGGCCCACAACTTCTTGAGCCAGTAATGAAAGTTGACGTTTACAGCCCAGAAGATCACGTAGGTGATGTTATCGGCGACTTAAACCGTCGTCGCGGCATGATCTCTGGTCAAGAGCCAAACTCAAGTGGCGTACGCATAAAGTCAGATGTACCACTTTCTGAAATGTTTGGTTACATCAGCACCCTGCGCACGATGACATCTGGTCGTGGTCAGTTCTCAATGGAATTCTCTCATTACGCGGCTTGCCCAGCGAACGTGTCTGAGACCATTATTGCCAAAGAGAAAGAGAAGAAAGCGGCTGCAGCTAAGTAATTTACTTAGTCAGCTTCCGAAAAAAGCCCGGCCAGTGAATACTGTCCGGGCTTTTTTATGTGCTCTATTTAACGCGCTTCGATATTTCCTTCTTTAATAATCCAGCATCACTCCCACTTCGTTATCCCTATCGACAAGATCAAAGCACAGCAAGTTCCGGCAAGGTTCTTCGCTGAAATGTTTTAGCGCCCCGCTTTGTATATCAAATCGATAGCCGTGCTGCGGACATACCAGTTCCATGCCGTCTACATCCGAACTACTCAGCGGATACTCACGATGCGGACAGTTGCTTTCGATCAAATAGCGATCGCCATCCAGCTGCAACAGCATTAGGTGATGACTATCAATCTTAAAGACCTTGCGATAGCCGTCAAACAAGTTGATGTATTTCTCTAAGCTGTAATAACGCATAAGCCTTGAATGTCATGGGGTTTTCGCAAGCTTACCGTAAAGCCTATGATGACTGTAAGCATTTCACGATATAGGCCTGAGACAGTGCTGAAAATAAGACCTTAAGGGCAACTAGCAATTTACATTAGCTGCCGCCGGACTAAACTAAGGAATAGAGTACAAGTTTAAAGCTGCAGTGGCGCAAGATTAGGGCCGATTCGCAGGGCTAAGCCAACATTGGGACATCACTGGGACTATCGCAATGGATATCGGTACACGAACTACTAATGCCAGGTCAATTTTTGCCACTAGCTTTCTTGCCATGATGCTAGTGGCCTGCGGTGGCGGCAATGGCAAGACTGCCGGCACCGAGCAATCAAATAGTCTGTTACGTGCAGTGAGTAGCGAAGCAGAGTTCGTGACGCACTTTAAAACCTTGTATACACAAAACAATGGCAACGACCAAGTCTCAGCAGCGCCGCAGGCGTCTGAAGGCGCAGCTGCAAATGATGGTTCCTCCGGCGGCTATTCAAGTACCTATACTCTCGAAAACAACGTTGATGAATTTGACGTCTTAAAATATGATGGTGACTTCCTTTATATCGTCCCTACCCTACAGCAAAACTGTTGTTTTATTAGCCAAG
This portion of the Zhongshania sp. R06B22 genome encodes:
- a CDS encoding Rieske (2Fe-2S) protein, which translates into the protein MRYYSLEKYINLFDGYRKVFKIDSHHLMLLQLDGDRYLIESNCPHREYPLSSSDVDGMELVCPQHGYRFDIQSGALKHFSEEPCRNLLCFDLVDRDNEVGVMLDY